In Toxoplasma gondii ME49 chromosome X, whole genome shotgun sequence, a single genomic region encodes these proteins:
- a CDS encoding CPSF A subunit region protein (encoded by transcript TGME49_224280~Predicted trans-membrane domain (TMHMM2.0):2753-2776): MAHAPSRLFGLFDELRKADRVEHLLLCPFVSALPSLVVARPSSLDVYDVTFPPVEASDAEPREPSAAAGGGYSGGSLLPQCASVSGENAPDFEKAVPTPVLSLRCSTPLAAVPLAVSVIPGASAASKGSQARSVGGNAFLGSAPFSPFLPFSASVCPPLFSHAFPGPSPCLPSPAGSSSAFPAGEAGRPPAPAARHTCLGSASSLSPFASGPAPGSFVPGADACCSLLLVFPNYQLATCVYDPFFNSIRTSTLHSFQRTLAPQAAAVSQLYVDLYLPRDQRGGAPRGEGEEAGRDKRPLGSEQAFAGGPEALGGSRLLETERWTESGGGKAGQGTTEPQKEDQAMVQLSQMPLDWARLWTHACVFSEQDTLGTEARDETHGGTGDTLVVVSIDPIHLVVLELTLPPRSLQTVSAFSEENARKQASTTSGSHKAGSGREAKDTEGVQQGDLRSSHKVDVESTDEAQTSRTDSGAWKEGGGVCQLGTAKDPETLGSAETSFGRRPHGSPDSSSCFASPMAPSALHPPEASPSPWLRGPLAGRGSPGCPAEGVMSFPTFLPLAPAPAGFAPHTFTQEPQAGSATGGVEPPGASTGPYAPVAASAHSRPQEEPVDLSGPAVGAQAVPDWVWGDHRVMVGGACVRSCWHISLLEDLPATVCSASTLKAPSHSSPAPAGASARKPGSLVGLRRPPPAPEGPGGSQAHVGEVSAGRIIEMKKVAGRMLPTLALLMEVGALELGGIYGELDRGNRRGEKELMIVVLAIIPELREFQVMRKIQGILPDSFSLVPLPASLGGDLLCVSPDTVSVLRIREGAGDPASSLSGAAAAASLARGADPTRPPRKGLLFPEDEDEHGRASRIDERHFEDDEGEALREEDLLLKAIRRGAGRNGGLTQVVNSAGRQRSELKDLPTVIFDQSEIQADLGGAVVHMIGDQCCLFVLKNSGRLLLAHFVSPTPSVGVTDIFWSSPLISLPSPSRLPPPAFSPSLLDVFPSQTVASCYLSPASLSSLAPALAPAPSSPVSPGSPVSPGFAVALGGCSQAASGLSLLVFSPTSLETTRPPSQVSPFSLYLRRFDDSAGRVVWRRASEEPQVETRGFSVGAGWTLLGASTRKSLGARGVEDPEEETGRQLFTLDGKELLEVDPRGDLQLARQEAPILRLEEESERWRLRDEGDNMPPSGALEGSLCLPDHGVSAALANRLSPGACETDSTTAPRNPGRFLRWLCMLRPTTPQGQQTPSTWTGSPVQGDVDLALAESLGAEAGRDGPWVLPSFNVVLVDVLCMPRSGAVRDFAEFPPHISFEALLAAPSPQTSYPSLPAPTAKPASENGIPPPPPPPPPPPAASSSGQVAASSPCFQSAAGLLSTWGSTTWLAALGLRQFGRIVFSQRAVPSVSKLAASLRSDHLAPLGALWALEAFPLRSRPTRDAGEGGDEHPRWGRRRGSRGPGVPKHRLLLATSNPQDRRHPGRTVVCQISPKFLREEERAPDEGELEIFQTPGLPRVRENPRSPLTLSGSPQTAFCLAKATVGCGTMCDGLLVFQVATDEMRVVAGLMPSLLIGALPAASWGVSESDMQSPAEERASNDLGLEPEVPKASGLAGEGSQRPGVAAVAPSATSRVTAIQARVCEPFVVALDSEFRFSLWRLKRSVAANLCEELLQVYSDHQQQQALLEGLDEQERTNLSFSAAEPLLSSRPEIDRLLPRVPAKLLPVSLRRAKVKSLQLFPFQRMSACAARGEEAVKDEKTERACGGQPPETGADTEKLAGEHGGNPKPRHSLTSSLGRASRQPGTSKNGTVLLCAVTLQQGMQVLQIVDLFSMSVLFYSTDLLLVPPILRNVGLPCGSKGLGVSRQVREACSDAARALSSPSADPRPDRAQGSVAALHRGRVSFRRALAGAPETAWQPQGRQVKAEASEETETLPRDAAMEELRDAEASPPDGCAYHEEGERAPKRHCSGGEAPGKETEATESLWTSPLLLSDCIEEVLGAELVDLSPRGEHGERTDEDHGPTLVVFITGRPVLIYRAFSFSLGQAVDAKKQDSVRVPSSKTAGTPGVSPGLEHCFPEAHPRFPFRFSLVVHDVADPIPSHLPPAFSDLSPLQSSPQASLQASPLSALARADRGTGAALAESQFSSGAVVPFEGIRGSGSGAFIVPPCRSKPGLGDAHAEAFEETQGPPVLWIFSERNELFVHPHARRDVIAVAPFNNEASPESFFSLTSESCLELSELLFSPTLDFLAAASTGSPCAQVELRAPWPCLTVPVHFSPCRVCVSAGGSYLHPSTGRKPQSSPFARPLDVRVKTPHSPQGPSAVLRFPSDISTLLRSALASSAPPRGRLFAVAGWHDVEENPMVAECLAERNALQLEQLELEGRRKRGEDLRADDSQDEIAPNPYLVACTDKRVEAAGKLGKLYEVRLYHEFDLHRPVGTYTLRTCEEVLSLSFVVLDGVEHLAAGVGVPLSENVECGGRVYLFKLPESSLRVVPAGNAGDAPTEEAEFGTPERLELFADIVLNGPVTVVGSFFSSPAERSYVVHSVGPRLFVHEMEGSKFLRGAFSDASVCVTSVANIRNFFLLGDALKGLNLVSWEYHAEADSRKMIRVSRTFPKSNLPVVACSFLTYENLLGMLATDIDGNVRLFCYNADKNSPGFEKLDILQCDAEDRCAAGCVVKLQQFVVDSETVASLGEAADSSTLVFRLLASDSYSFLQTLQDRMAQYLPEPLGLFLPAGRLPVGDVSVWTKWNFRSSSLVSDADDQVLGARKRMLDTTLLKVFPFLSLPVLAGLLCPYISRRRRRAAESATKSETSVPTDASAGAHREAFVEEAEEAESSTFSQFDSLASLRQFLVASGALEGAYTRLLV; this comes from the exons ATGGCGCATGCTCCGTCGCGCCTCTTCGGCTTGTTCGACGAGCTGCGGAAGGCAGACCGTGTTGAACATCTTCTGCTCTGtccgtttgtctctgccCTTCCGAGTCTCGTTGTCGCacggccttcttctctcgatgTCTACGATGTGACCTTCCCGCCGGTGGAGGCCTCAGACGCGGAGCCTCGCGAGCCCTCAGCCGCGGCCGGAGGAGGTTACTCTGGTGgatctcttcttcctcagtgTGCTTCggtctctggagagaacgCTCCGGACTTCGAGAAGGCCGTCCCCACCCCCGTTCTGTCTTTGCGGTGCTCGACGCCCCTAGCGGCAGTGCCCCTAGCTGTTTCGGTGATTCCAGGCGCCTCGGCCGCTTCCAAAGGCTCCCAAGCGCGTTCAGTTGGCGGAAATGCATTTTTGGGTTCAGCGCCCTTCTCAccgtttctccccttctccgcttctgtctGCCCGCCTCTGTTCTCGCATGCGTTCCCCGGCCCTTCGCCATGTCTCCCGTCGCCTGCGggctcgtcttctgcgtttcctgccGGCGAGGCTGGACGACCCCCCGCGCCAGCTGCGCGCCACACATGCCTTggttccgcttcttctctctctccgtttgccTCTGGCCCCGCCCCCGGCTCGTTCGTTCCAGGAGCCGATGCGTGCTGCTCGctgctcctcgtctttccAAACTACCAACTGGCGACCTGCGTCTACGATCCATTCTTCAACAGTATTCGCACCTCGACTCTGCACTCTTTCCAGAGGACGCTTGCGCCGCAGGCTGCAGCCGTTTCGCAGCTTTATGTCGATTTGTATCTCCCGAGAGACCAGCGCGGTGGCGCACCCCGGggcgagggcgaagaagcgggGCGAGACAAAAGGCCCCTGGGGTCTGAGCAGGCTTTCGCCGGGGGTCCCGAGGCCCTGGGAGGCTCGCGCCTgctggagacagagcgcTGGACGGAGTCTGGGGGAGGCAAAGCCGGCCAAGGGACGACGGAGCCCCAGAAGGAAGACCAAGCCATGGTTCAGCTTTCTCAGATGCCCCTGGACTGGGCTAGACTGTGGACGCATGCCTGTGTATTCTCTGAGCAAGACACTTTGGGGACGGAAGCGAGAGATGAGACGCACGGCGGGACCGGAGACACTCTCGTGGTCGTTTCGATCGACCCCATTCACCTCGTTGTCCTCGAGTTAACGCTTCCACCCCGCTCTCTCcagactgtctctgctttctctgagGAGAATGCTCGCAAGCAGGCCTCAACAACCTCGGGAAGCCACAAGGCGGGGTCTGGGCGAGAAGCCAAAGACACGGAGGGAGTCCAACAAGGCGATCTGCGTTCATCGCATAAAGTGGATGTCGAAAGCACTGATGAGGCGCAAACATCTAGGACGGACTCAGGGGCCTggaaagaaggcggaggTGTGTGCCAGCTAGGGACTGCCAAGGATCCGGAGACTCTCGGGAGCGCCGAGACGAGTTTCGGACGTCGCCCTCATGGGTCGCCGGACTCCTCCTCATGCTTCGCTTCGCCCATGGCCCCCTCGGCCCTCCACCCCCCGgaggcgtctccgtctccgtgGCTGCGGGGCCCTCTCGCGGGCCGTGGGTCCCCAGGATGCCCTGCAGAGGGAGTGATGTCCTTCCCCACTTTCTTGCCCCTTGCCCCGGCGCCGGCTGGCTTCGCGCCTCACACATTCACCCAGGAGCCGCAGGCCGGGAGTGCCACCGGTGGCGTGGAACCTCCCGGTGCGTCCACCGGCCCATACGCCCCCGTTGCGGCATCTGCGCACTCGCGACCGCAAGAAGAGCCAGTGGACCTCTCAGGGCCAGCCGTCGGCGCCCAAGCAGTCCCCGACTGGGTGTGGGGCGACCACCGAGTCATGGTGGGCGGCGCATGCGTGAGGAGCTGCTGGCACATTTCTCTGCTCGAGGATCTCCCAGCGACAGTTTGTTCGGCCTCGACGTTGAAGGCGCCTTCTCACTCTTCGCCGGCTCCGGCGGGCGCCTCTGCCCGGAAGCCGGGGTCGCTGGTAGGCCTGCGGCGACCCCCCCCGGCTCCTGAGGGCCCGGGGGGCTCCCAGGCCCATGTGGGGGAAGTGTCTGCGGGGCGAATCATTGAAATGAAAAAGGTAGCGGGACGTATGCTCCCGACTTTGGCGTTGCTCATGGAGGTTGGAGCCCTTGAGTTGGGGGGAATCTACGGCGAACTTGACCGAGGGAACAGacgcggcgagaaggaactAATGATCGTCGTTCTCGCCATCATTCCCGAGCTCAGGGAATTCCAAGTGATGCGAAAG ATCCAAGGCATCCTCCCGgactcgttttctctggtgCCGCTTCCGGCCTCTCTGGGAGGCGACctgctctgcgtctcccccgATACAGTGAGCGTCCTGCGAATTCGCGAGGGTGCTGGAGACCCGGCTTCGTCCCTGTCAggcgcggcggcggcggcatCTCTGGCGCGCGGCGCGGACCCCACAAGGCCCCCTCGGAAGGGCCTTCTGTTCCcggaggacgaggacgagcACGGCCGAGCGTCGCGAATAGATGAGCGTCATTTCGAGGATGATGAGGGCGAGGCtctcagagaagaagacctcCTCCTCAAGGCCATTCGCAGAGGCGCAGGCAGAAACGGGGGCCTCACCCAAGTGGTAAACAGCGCAGGGCGGCAGAGATCAGAGCTGAAGGACCTACCCACCGTCATTTTCGACCAGAGCGAAATTCAAGCTGACCTCGGAGGCGCCGTTGTCCACATGATCGGAGACCAGTGCTGCCTCTTTGTCCTCAAGAACAGcggccgccttctcctcgcccaTTTC gtgtctccgacGCCGAGTGTAGGAGTGACAGATATTTTTTGGAGTTCTCCTTTgatttctctgccttcgccaTCGCGGCTTCCTCCTCCGGCTTTTTCGCCCTCTCTGCTGGACGTCTTCCCGTCTCAGACAGTTGCGTCGTGCTATCTGTCtcctgcatctctctcttcgctcgccCCCGCGCTCGCACCGGCTCCGTCCTCGCCAGTGTCTCCAGggtctccagtgtctccggGGTTCGCAGTGGCCCTGGGGGGCTGCTCGCAGGCAGCATCGGGTCTATCACTTTTGGTGTTTTCTCCAACGAGCTTGGAGACAACGCGGCCGCCCTCGCAAGTCTcacccttctctctctacttGCGTCGCTTCGACGACAGCGCTGGGCGCGTGGTAtggagacgcgcgagcgaGGAACCTCAGGTGGAGACGCGGGGCTTCTCGGTCGGGGCCGGGTGGACGCTGCTGGGGGCTTCGACCCGCAAATCCCTTGGTGCGCGGGGTGTCGAAGAcccggaagaggagacaggccggCAGCTGTTCACTTTGGACGGGAAGGAACTCCTGGAGGTCGACCCCCGCGGCGACCTTCAGCTGGCTCGGCAGGAGGCCCCCATTCTTCgtctcgaagaagagagtgaaaggTGGCGTTTGAGAGATGAGGGTGACAACATGCCGCCGTCTGGGGCTCTGGAAgggtctctgtgtctccccgACCATGGGGTCTCTGCGGCGTTGGCCAatcgcctgtctccagggGCGTGTGAGACGGACTCGACGACCGCGCCGAGAAATCCTGGTCGGTTTCTCAGGTggctctgcatgctgcgCCCCACAACCCCACAGGGACAGCAGACACCGTCGACGTGGACAGGGTCTCCGGTCCAGGGGGATGTCGATCTGGCCCTCGCCGAGTCCCTGGGGGCGGAGGCGGGCCGCGACGGCCCGTGGGTCCTTCCGTCCTTCAATGTCGTCCTCGTGGACGTTCTCTGCATGCCGCGGAGTGGCGCAGTTCGGGACTTTGCCGAGTTCCCACCCCACATTTCCTTTGAGGCCCTTCTTGCGGCTCCCTCGCCCCAAACATCGTACCCGTCCCTGCCTGCACCGACCGCGAAGCCGGCGTCGGAGAACGGGATCCCTCCTCCGCCCCCACCCCCGCCTCCGCCCCcagcggcttcttcctcggggcaggtcgccgcttcttctccgtgttTCCAATCCGCAGCAGGTCTTCTGAGCACTTGGGGCAGCACGACCTGGCTAGCTGCTCTGGGCCTGCGCCAGTTCGGCCGGATCGTCTTTTCTCAGCGAGCTGTCCCCAGTGTCTCCAAGCTGGCCGCGAGTCTCCGCAGCGATCACCTCGCCCCTCTCGGGGCGCTCTGGGCTCTGGAGGCCTTCCCGCTCCGGTCGCGCCCCACGCGGGACGCGGGCGAGGGCGGGGACGAGCATCCGCGGTGGGGGCGGAGGCGCGGGTCAAGAGGTCCCGGCGTTCCGAAGCACCGCCTACTGCTTGCGACCTCGAACCCCCAGGATCGGAGACACCCCGGGCGAACCGTCGTCTGCCAGATCTCGCCCAAGTTcctccgagaagaagaacgcgccCCCGACGAAGGGGAGCTCGAAATCTTTCAAACGCCGGGCCTCCCACGGGTCAGGGAGAATCCCCGAAGTCCCCTGACTCTCTCGGGGTCGCCGCAAACCGCCTTTTGCCTCGCCAAGGCGACTGTGGGGTGCGGAACAATGTGTGACGGCCTGCTCGTGTTTCAAGTGGCGACAGACGAGATGCGCGTTGTCGCCGGCCTCATGCCTTCGCTCCTCATCGGGGCGCTCCCTGCGGCTTCCTGGGGCGTCTCGGAGAGCGACATGCAATCTCCCGCGGAGGAACGGGCCTCCAACGACCTTGGGCTCGAGCCAGAGGTGCCGAAGGCGAGTGGCTTGGCAGGTGAAGGCTCGCAGAGACCGGGTGTCGCTGCTGTTGCCCCTTCCGCCACTTCAAGAGTCACCGCAATTCAGGCGCGGGTGTGTGAACCGTTCGTTGTTGCGCTCGACTCGGAGTTCCGGTTTTCCCTCTGGCGCTTAAAGCGTTCTGTTGCCGCGAATCTGTGCGAAGAACTTCTGCAAGTCTACAGCGACCAtcagcagcagcaggcgcTGCTGGAGGGTCTGGacgagcaggagagaacgaacttgtctttctctgccgcggagccgttgctttcttctcggccaGAAATCGACAGGCTGCTTCCTCGGGTGCCCGCCAAGCTTCTCCCGGTCTCGCTGCGCCGCGCCAAGGTGAAGTCTCTCCAACTGTTCCCCTTTCAGCGgatgtctgcatgcgcggcgcgaggcgaggaagccgtgaaggacgagaagacggaaCGCGCATGCGGTGGCCAGCCGCCCGAGACAGGCGCAGACACTGAGAAGCTCGCGGGAGAGCATGGCGGGAATCCGAAACCGAGACACTCGCTGACATCGAGCCTGGGGCGCGCGAGTCGGCAGCCAGGCACGTCGAAAAATGGAACAGTTCTCTTGTGCGCAGTGACCCTGCAACAGGGCATGCAGGTGCTGCAGATCGTTGACCTATTCTCGatgtctgttctcttctaCTCCACGGACTTGCTTTTGGTGCCGCCGATTTTGAGAAACGTCGGCCTGCCTTGTGGATCCAAGGGCTTGGGTGTCTCCCGCCAGGTTCGCGAGGCCTGCTCAGATGCCGCGcgcgctctctcctcgccctctgcgGATCCGCGGCCAGACAGAGCCCAAGGCTCCGTCGCCGCGCTCCACCGCggtcgtgtctcctttcgcagGGCTCTCGCGGGGGCGCCGGAGACCGCGTGGCAGCCCCAGGGCCGACAGGTGAAGGCAGAGGcctccgaggagacagagactctTCCTCGAGACGCCGCGATGGAAGAGTTGAGGGACGCGGAGGCCAGTCCCCCTGACGGCTGCGCCTATCACGAAGAAGGGGAGCGCGCCCCGAAGAGACATTGCTCCGGCGGGGAGGCGCCCGGCAAAGAGACCGAAGCTACAGAGAGCTTATGGACCTCGCCGCTGTTACTCTCCGACTGCATCGAGGAAGTCCTGGGGGCGGAGTTGGTAGACTTGAGCCCTCGCGGCGAACATGGGGAGCGCACAGACGAGGACCATGGCCCGACGCTCGTCGTCTTCATCACAGGGAGGCCGGTGCTCATCTATCGCgccttttcgttctctctcgggCAGGCTGTggacgcgaagaagcaggacTCTGTGCGCGTTCCTTCGTCAAAAACAGCTGGGACCCCAGGGGTGTCTCCAGGTCTCGAACACTGCTTCCCCGAAGCCCACCCGCGATTCCCTTTCCGGTTCTCTCTTGTTGTCCACGATGTCGCAGACCCCATTCCCAGTCACCTTCCTCCGGCCTTTTCTGACCTGTCTCCTCTACAGTCTTCTCCTCAGGCGTCTCTGCAAgcgtctccgctctctgcGCTCGCTCGGGCTGACCGCGGGACTGGCGCCGCGCTGGCCGAGTCCCAGTTCTCTTCGGGGGCTGTTGTCCCCTTTGAGGGCATCCGTGGCTCTGGGAGCGGCGCCTTCATCGTACCGCCCTGTCGCTCGAAGCCGGGACTcggagacgcgcatgcagaggcctTCGAAGAGACTCAAGGCCCGCCAGTCTTGTGGATCTTCAGCGAACGAAACGAACTCTTCGTTCACCCCCATGCACGCCGGGATGTGATCGCCGTCGCCCCCTTCAACAATGAAGCCTCTCCAGAAAG cttcttctctttgacCAGCGAGTCTTGCCTGGAGCTCTCGGagttgctcttctctccgactTTGGACTTCCTGGCTGCCGCCTCAACGGGGTCGCCCTGCGCGCAGGTCGAGCTGCGCGCTCCCTGGCCGTGTCTCACGGTACCAGTACACTTCAGTCCCTGCCgggtgtgtgtctctgccggCGGATCTTACCTGCATCCGTCGACCGGCCGGAAACCTCAAAGCTCGCCTTTCGCGCGGCCGTTGGACGTCCGTGTCAAGACGCCCCACAGTCCCCAGGGGCCTTCTGCTGTGCTGCGCTTCCCCTCGGACATTTCGACGCTTCTGCGGTccgctctcgcttcctcggcGCCGCCTCGCGGCCGGCTGTTCGCGGTTGCAGGCTGGCACGATGTGGAGGAGAACCCAATGGTCGCCGAGTGCTTGGCAGAGCGCAACGCCCTGCAGCTGGAGCAGCTGGAGCTCGAGGGCCGGCGGAAGCGCGGCGAGGACTTGCGCGCAGATGACAGTCAAGACGAAATCGCTCCAAATCCGTACctcgttgcatgcacagacaaaCGCGTGGAGGCGGCAGGGAAACTGGGGAAGCTGTACGAGGTTCGACTCTACCACGAATTCGACCTGCACAGGCCTGTTGG GACATACACGCTGAGGACTTGCGAAGAAGTTCtcagtctctccttcgtcgtttTGGATGGGGTCGAGCATCTCGCCGCGGGTGTGGGGGTGCCTCTGTCTGAGAACGTCGAGTGCGGCGGCCGCGTTTATCTTTTCAAGCTTCCCGAGTCTTCTTTGCGAGTTGTGCCGGCTGGAAACGCAGGCGACGCCCCGACAGAAGAG GCCGAGTTCGGGACTCCGGAGCGCCTCGAATTGTTCGCGGACATCGTGCTCAACGGACCAGTCACTGTCGTTGgaagtttcttctcttcacctgcAGAACGGAGCTACGTTGTCCACTCTGTCGGACCGAGGCTCTTCGTCCAC GAAATGGAAGGCAGCAAGTTCTTGCGGGGCGCCTTCAGCGAcgcctctgtctgtgtgACTTCTGTCGCAAATATCCGaaacttctttctcctcggcgATGCCCTCAAGGGTCTGAATCTCGTCTC GTGGGAATACCACGCAGAAGCCGACTCACGGAAAATGATCCGAGTTTCGCGTACTTTCCCCAAGTCGAATTTGCCCGTCGTCGCTTGCAGCTTCCTCACTTACGAGAATCTCCTCG GAATGCTGGCGACGGACATCGACGGGAACGTCAGACTGTTTTGCTACAACGCCGACAAGAATTCTCCCGGCTTTGAGAAGCTCGAC ATTCTTCAgtgcgacgcagaagaccgCTGTGCCGCCGGCTGCGTGGTGAAGCTTCAGCAATTTGTGGTGGACTCCGAGACAGTCGCTTCG